A window of the Flavobacterium sangjuense genome harbors these coding sequences:
- a CDS encoding cupin-like domain-containing protein, producing MTLALTEIERVKTISKKDFYNNYVKKQKPVVVEQLIQDWPAYEKWNLDYIKKVAGDKTVPLYDDRPVSHKDGFNEAHAKMKMADYIDLLQSKPTNYRIFLYNLIKEVPILKEDFKWPDIGLRLVKQLPMLFFGGENAKVFMHYDIDYSNILHFHFHGTKRCILFAPDQSPYLYKVPHSLISREDIDFDHPDFEKWPALKKAKGLVTELKHGEMLYMPEGYWHYMKYVTPGFSMSLRAFPRSITNLSKAAYNVFIMRNLDNMMRKWRGQQWIDYKNQKAVSNTKTY from the coding sequence ATGACGTTAGCATTAACAGAAATTGAACGCGTAAAGACCATTAGCAAAAAAGATTTCTATAACAATTATGTTAAGAAACAAAAACCGGTAGTTGTTGAGCAATTAATTCAAGATTGGCCAGCCTACGAAAAATGGAATTTAGATTACATTAAAAAGGTAGCAGGAGATAAAACAGTACCACTTTATGACGACAGGCCTGTTTCGCATAAAGACGGTTTTAACGAAGCTCATGCCAAAATGAAAATGGCAGATTATATTGATTTACTCCAATCAAAACCAACCAACTATCGAATATTTCTCTATAATCTAATCAAGGAAGTTCCCATTTTAAAGGAGGATTTTAAATGGCCGGATATTGGGTTGCGATTGGTAAAACAATTACCAATGCTGTTTTTTGGCGGAGAAAACGCTAAGGTTTTTATGCATTATGATATTGATTATTCCAATATTTTACACTTTCATTTTCACGGTACAAAAAGATGTATTTTGTTTGCGCCGGATCAAAGCCCGTATTTATATAAAGTACCACATTCCTTAATTTCCAGGGAAGACATAGATTTTGACCATCCTGATTTTGAAAAATGGCCGGCCTTAAAAAAAGCCAAAGGGTTGGTCACCGAATTAAAACATGGTGAAATGCTATACATGCCTGAAGGCTATTGGCATTATATGAAATATGTCACTCCCGGATTTTCTATGAGTTTAAGAGCTTTCCCAAGAAGTATCACTAATTTATCGAAAGCAGCTTACAATGTTTTCATCATGCGAAACCTTGATAATATGATGCGAAAATGGAGAGGACAGCAATGGATTGATTATAAAAATCAAAAAGCTGTTTCAAATACAAAAACATATTAA